In a genomic window of Candidatus Ozemobacteraceae bacterium:
- a CDS encoding NAD(P)/FAD-dependent oxidoreductase yields MLQDGEKGVIIQRDQKTYAVAPHIPCGVVSPATLRKIADVAEKFNVPAIKLTSAERIALVGIREEDVDGIWEDLGGMKPGAAVGLCIRSVKTCPGTTFCKRGIQDSLSLGMKLDELYHGLQLPGKFKIGVSGCPNQCAETCIKDLGFIGLHNGWRVMVGGNGGAIPRLSKELIKDIDTETALIVAAKVINWFKANGRPHQRLGMILEKTDIETFRRNVIG; encoded by the coding sequence ATGCTTCAGGACGGAGAAAAGGGCGTCATCATCCAGCGCGACCAGAAGACCTACGCAGTGGCGCCGCATATTCCCTGCGGGGTCGTCAGTCCGGCCACGCTTCGCAAGATTGCCGATGTCGCCGAAAAGTTCAACGTGCCGGCCATCAAGTTGACAAGCGCCGAACGCATCGCGCTGGTGGGCATCAGGGAAGAAGACGTCGACGGCATCTGGGAAGATCTGGGCGGCATGAAACCGGGCGCCGCCGTCGGCCTCTGCATCCGGAGCGTGAAAACCTGCCCGGGAACGACGTTCTGCAAGCGCGGCATCCAGGACAGCCTCTCGCTGGGAATGAAACTCGACGAGCTGTACCACGGCCTTCAGCTTCCCGGCAAGTTCAAGATCGGCGTCAGCGGCTGTCCGAACCAGTGCGCCGAGACCTGCATCAAGGACCTGGGCTTCATCGGTCTGCACAATGGCTGGCGCGTCATGGTCGGCGGAAACGGCGGCGCGATTCCGCGCCTTTCAAAAGAACTGATCAAGGATATCGATACCGAGACCGCCCTTATTGTCGCCGCCAAGGTGATCAACTGGTTCAAGGCCAACGGCCGGCCTCACCAGCGCCTCGGCATGATCCTCGAGAAAACCGACATCGAAACCTTCCGCCGCAACGTCATCGGCTAG
- a CDS encoding MFS transporter gives MSAETWKFPKEFWLANFMELCERAAYYGFFIVLTLFLTDIVGFSDKETGVVAGVFYALLYLLPPFVGAFCDKIGFRYGMIVAFALLTVGYTLLGIFHGKLAVIIILGILMLGGSFIKPLITGTVAKTTNEANRARAYSLFYWVVNLGAFGGKTVVPYVRQGMGLEYVNFFSAGMSLLALLFAIFMFKNVEGEAKSDKTIGQVFTSLKAIFLSPRLMALTLIVAGFWIIQQQMYATMPKYVIRLIGDSAKPEWLANVNPFVVVLFVVPVTQLMKRFAAVSSMLVGMVLMPFSAFAMASSQWLESGFMGLHPVTVMMILGIAIQGLAECFISPRFLEYFSFQAPKGEEGVYLGFSHLHSFFSALAGFILSGFLLDAYCPDPKTLPAGISAAEKAAVYANAHSIWYVFMAIGFISAVALFIFKTVTDRTPEQAVTPAKA, from the coding sequence ATGTCTGCCGAAACCTGGAAATTCCCCAAAGAATTCTGGCTCGCCAACTTCATGGAACTATGCGAGCGCGCCGCCTATTACGGCTTCTTCATCGTTCTGACGCTGTTTTTGACGGACATCGTCGGATTCTCTGACAAGGAAACGGGCGTCGTGGCCGGCGTATTCTACGCTCTTTTGTATCTGCTGCCGCCGTTCGTCGGGGCTTTTTGCGACAAGATCGGCTTCCGGTACGGCATGATCGTGGCGTTCGCGCTGCTGACGGTCGGCTACACCCTGCTCGGCATCTTTCACGGAAAACTCGCGGTCATCATCATCCTGGGCATCCTGATGCTCGGCGGCTCGTTCATCAAACCCCTCATCACGGGCACGGTCGCGAAGACCACGAACGAAGCGAATCGCGCGCGGGCGTATTCCCTGTTCTACTGGGTCGTGAACCTGGGCGCGTTCGGCGGTAAGACGGTCGTCCCCTACGTGCGGCAGGGAATGGGCCTCGAATACGTGAACTTTTTCTCGGCGGGCATGTCGCTTCTCGCGCTTCTGTTCGCGATTTTCATGTTCAAGAACGTCGAGGGCGAGGCCAAGTCCGACAAGACGATCGGCCAGGTCTTCACCTCGCTGAAGGCGATCTTCCTGTCGCCCCGGCTGATGGCGCTGACGCTGATCGTCGCCGGTTTCTGGATCATCCAGCAACAGATGTACGCAACGATGCCCAAATACGTCATCCGGCTGATCGGCGACAGCGCCAAGCCCGAGTGGCTGGCGAACGTGAACCCGTTCGTCGTGGTGCTGTTCGTCGTGCCGGTCACCCAGCTGATGAAGCGTTTCGCCGCGGTTTCGTCGATGCTCGTCGGCATGGTGCTGATGCCCTTTTCGGCCTTCGCGATGGCCAGTTCGCAGTGGCTCGAGTCGGGTTTCATGGGGCTTCACCCAGTGACGGTGATGATGATTCTGGGAATCGCGATCCAGGGGCTCGCCGAGTGTTTCATCTCGCCCCGGTTCCTCGAGTATTTCTCATTCCAGGCGCCCAAGGGCGAGGAAGGTGTATATCTGGGCTTCAGCCACCTGCACTCGTTCTTCTCCGCACTGGCCGGATTCATCCTGTCGGGCTTCCTGCTCGACGCCTACTGCCCCGATCCCAAGACCCTGCCCGCCGGCATTTCGGCGGCGGAAAAGGCGGCCGTCTACGCGAACGCCCATAGCATCTGGTATGTATTCATGGCTATAGGATTCATTTCCGCCGTCGCGCTGTTCATCTTCAAGACCGTGACCGATCGCACGCCGGAGCAGGCCGTCACCCCGGCCAAGGCCTGA
- a CDS encoding 4Fe-4S binding protein, protein MAIKVDKEKCTGCGACVGTCPVEVLEIKDGKANYKGDGCIECGACVSVCPVEALKL, encoded by the coding sequence ATGGCTATCAAGGTCGATAAGGAAAAATGCACCGGTTGCGGCGCCTGCGTCGGCACCTGCCCCGTTGAAGTCCTCGAGATCAAGGACGGCAAGGCCAACTACAAGGGCGACGGCTGCATCGAGTGCGGTGCCTGCGTTTCCGTGTGCCCGGTTGAAGCGCTGAAACTGTAA
- a CDS encoding biotin transporter BioY codes for MYRTISLTTAATSNASIRRDAAIVIAGALFIALCSRIEIPLYPVPITGQTFGVLFVGGALGMMRGTAAAALFVMLGLSGLPVFSGGACGPAHLFGPTGGYLAGFVAAAAFVSALFGRGFGRTFSGKLAVMAGGNLVIYLFGATHLAAFVGPERAFTCGVLPFLAGDLFKVFFAAALLPARNVR; via the coding sequence ATGTACCGAACCATTTCCCTCACGACAGCCGCCACGTCGAACGCCTCGATTCGACGGGATGCGGCGATTGTCATCGCCGGAGCTCTGTTCATCGCGTTGTGTTCGAGAATCGAGATCCCGCTGTACCCCGTTCCGATCACCGGACAGACGTTCGGCGTCCTGTTCGTCGGGGGAGCCCTCGGCATGATGCGGGGAACGGCAGCCGCGGCCCTGTTCGTCATGCTGGGCCTGTCGGGACTTCCCGTTTTCTCGGGCGGTGCCTGCGGACCGGCCCACCTGTTCGGCCCGACCGGCGGCTACCTCGCCGGCTTCGTCGCTGCGGCGGCGTTTGTAAGCGCCCTTTTCGGGCGCGGGTTCGGCCGGACGTTTTCCGGGAAACTCGCCGTCATGGCCGGCGGCAACCTCGTGATCTACCTGTTCGGCGCCACCCATCTCGCGGCGTTCGTCGGACCGGAGCGCGCCTTCACGTGCGGTGTTCTGCCGTTCCTGGCAGGCGATCTGTTCAAGGTCTTTTTCGCCGCCGCCCTTCTGCCAGCCCGGAACGTCCGCTGA